A window of Tautonia plasticadhaerens contains these coding sequences:
- a CDS encoding nucleoside deaminase, whose translation MNPPARDPFMQAAIDEAMAGLAEGSIPIGSVLVLDSRIVGRGHNRRVQRGSVILHAEMDAVENAGRLRAGDYRRAVLYSTLSPCEMCSGTALLYKIPRIVVGENRTFRGPEEYLRSRGVVLEVLDDPECVRLMEQFIRARPDLWGEDIGE comes from the coding sequence ATGAACCCCCCGGCACGCGACCCGTTTATGCAGGCGGCGATCGACGAGGCGATGGCCGGTCTCGCCGAGGGCAGCATCCCCATCGGCTCGGTGCTGGTCCTCGACAGCCGGATCGTCGGCAGGGGCCACAACCGCCGGGTCCAGCGGGGCAGCGTCATACTGCACGCCGAGATGGACGCCGTCGAGAATGCCGGTCGGCTCAGGGCAGGCGACTACCGGCGGGCCGTCCTCTACTCGACGCTCAGCCCGTGCGAGATGTGCTCGGGCACCGCGCTGCTCTACAAGATTCCCCGGATCGTCGTCGGCGAGAACCGGACGTTCCGGGGGCCGGAGGAGTACCTCCGATCCCGGGGCGTCGTCCTGGAGGTGCTCGACGACCCGGAGTGCGTCCGGCTGATGGAGCAGTTCATCCGGGCCAGGCCCGACCTCTGGGGCGAGGACATCGGAGAATAG
- a CDS encoding helix-turn-helix domain-containing protein, translating to MRPIGTAGELERRRRRAVELMQQGESPTVIARILGVCRTSLYRWLGMAKDSPEALAARPHPGPTPRPSDERLRELEDLLPRGARAHGWPNDPRSAQRVAEVIRRRFGVTYHVEHARKLIRRRLNRAGQRPQRRAKQRNEEGIAR from the coding sequence ATGAGGCCCATCGGGACCGCAGGCGAACTGGAACGCCGCCGGCGCCGAGCCGTCGAACTGATGCAGCAGGGCGAGTCCCCCACCGTCATCGCTCGCATCCTCGGCGTCTGCCGTACCTCGTTGTATCGCTGGCTCGGCATGGCCAAGGACTCCCCCGAGGCCCTGGCCGCCAGGCCGCATCCCGGCCCGACGCCCCGGCCCTCCGACGAGCGACTCCGGGAGCTCGAGGACTTGCTGCCGCGGGGGGCCAGGGCCCACGGCTGGCCCAACGACCCGCGGAGTGCCCAGCGGGTCGCCGAGGTCATCCGCCGCCGCTTCGGCGTCACCTACCACGTCGAGCACGCCCGCAAGCTCATCCGACGGCGGCTGAACCGGGCCGGCCAGAGGCCGCAGAGGCGGGCCAAGCAGCGCAACGAGGAGGGGATCGCCCGCTGA
- a CDS encoding transposase produces MLRRIVERAEQRKARLAFLDGSGSPLEPVARRTYAPGGKAPIQGAWHRKGRISAIGAVAVSPALRRPNLVFRLLPDDANAHGEDTVSFLARPRGRPRGPMTILRDRGGIHKRSRVVEAYQAKHPGIEAEDFPGYAPDANPDEGVWGDTEYPRLPSYAPEDTRELRLRLWDESSALRQRPDLPASFIRHAGIPLRLESLSLWQGWAQ; encoded by the coding sequence GTGCTGCGCCGGATCGTCGAGCGGGCCGAGCAGCGGAAGGCCCGACTCGCCTTCCTCGACGGGTCGGGGTCCCCGCTCGAGCCGGTGGCCCGCCGCACCTACGCCCCCGGGGGAAAGGCCCCGATCCAGGGGGCGTGGCATCGCAAGGGCCGGATCTCGGCGATCGGCGCCGTGGCCGTCAGCCCGGCGCTCCGGCGGCCCAACCTCGTCTTCCGGTTGCTGCCGGACGACGCCAACGCCCACGGGGAGGACACGGTCTCCTTCCTGGCCCGGCCCCGGGGCCGGCCCCGGGGGCCGATGACGATCCTCCGGGACCGGGGCGGGATCCATAAGCGGTCGAGGGTGGTGGAGGCGTACCAGGCCAAGCATCCGGGGATCGAGGCCGAGGACTTCCCCGGCTACGCCCCGGATGCGAATCCGGACGAAGGGGTGTGGGGCGACACCGAGTACCCGCGATTGCCGAGCTATGCGCCCGAGGACACCCGAGAGCTCCGGCTCCGGCTGTGGGACGAGTCCTCGGCCTTGCGGCAGCGACCGGACCTGCCGGCCTCGTTCATCCGCCACGCCGGGATCCCACTCCGGTTGGAGTCCTTGTCTCTTTGGCAAGGCTGGGCTCAGTAG
- a CDS encoding nuclear transport factor 2 family protein — protein MGVTLVAGSGVARQETTEERAVPAEASEPERVVQEQLEAFNRRDLDGFLGTYSPQVKLYDFPDELRTSGLDAMRERYGAFFERTPDLHAEVTRRIVQGDYVIDHERVTAGGREMTAVAIYQVEGGKITNVWFVR, from the coding sequence ATGGGAGTCACATTGGTCGCTGGGTCCGGGGTTGCCCGTCAGGAGACGACGGAGGAACGGGCGGTCCCCGCCGAGGCGAGCGAACCCGAGCGGGTCGTCCAGGAGCAGCTTGAGGCATTCAACCGCCGGGACCTCGACGGCTTCCTGGGGACCTATTCGCCGCAGGTCAAGCTCTACGACTTCCCCGACGAGTTGCGGACCTCCGGCCTCGACGCGATGCGGGAGCGGTACGGGGCCTTCTTCGAGCGGACGCCGGACCTGCACGCCGAGGTCACGAGGCGGATCGTCCAGGGCGACTACGTGATCGACCACGAGCGGGTCACCGCCGGGGGCCGGGAGATGACCGCCGTGGCGATCTATCAGGTCGAGGGCGGCAAGATCACCAACGTCTGGTTCGTCCGATAG
- a CDS encoding sulfite exporter TauE/SafE family protein: MPADHTTIPVLAVLFLATLIRSAFGFGEALVAMPLLALFIPVTIAAPLAGLVSVTVAGLILLRDWREVHAGGAGRLVIATLPGIPLGLLLLTTVAEPVVKAALAVVIITFSASRLVGDSGFALEDDRLAWLFGFAAGVLGGAYGMNGPPLVAYGALRRWSPERFRATLQGYFLPASLVGMAGYWAAGLWVPAVARYYLISLPVVLAATALGRVLNRRMDGRRFLLYVHVGLVMIGGMLLIQSVWGMGR, encoded by the coding sequence ATGCCAGCGGACCACACGACGATCCCGGTGCTCGCCGTCCTCTTCCTCGCCACCCTGATCCGCTCGGCGTTCGGCTTCGGCGAAGCCCTCGTCGCCATGCCGTTGCTCGCGTTGTTCATCCCCGTCACGATCGCCGCCCCGCTGGCCGGCCTCGTCTCGGTCACGGTCGCCGGGCTCATCCTCCTGCGGGACTGGAGGGAGGTCCACGCCGGCGGCGCCGGGCGGCTCGTCATCGCCACCCTGCCCGGCATCCCGCTCGGCCTGCTGCTGCTGACGACGGTCGCCGAGCCGGTCGTCAAGGCGGCCCTCGCCGTCGTCATCATCACCTTCTCGGCGTCCCGACTGGTCGGGGACAGCGGGTTCGCGCTGGAGGACGACCGCCTGGCGTGGCTGTTCGGGTTCGCCGCCGGGGTGCTCGGCGGCGCCTACGGCATGAACGGGCCGCCGCTGGTGGCCTATGGGGCGCTGCGGCGCTGGTCCCCCGAGCGGTTCCGGGCGACCCTCCAGGGCTACTTCCTGCCCGCCAGCCTGGTCGGCATGGCCGGCTACTGGGCGGCCGGGCTCTGGGTCCCCGCCGTGGCCCGCTACTACCTGATCTCGTTGCCGGTGGTCCTGGCGGCGACGGCCCTGGGCCGTGTGCTCAACCGCCGCATGGACGGGCGTCGGTTCCTCCTCTACGTCCACGTCGGCCTGGTGATGATCGGGGGGATGCTCCTGATCCAGTCGGTGTGGGGTATGGGCCGGTGA
- a CDS encoding DUF488 domain-containing protein — protein MAKSKPDDMPFQLFTIGHSTHPLDRFLEVLARHGIEALADIRRFPGSRKYPHFNRDHLASALPRVGVEYRWFEALGGRRKQPGGSPRNLGLRNESFRNYADYMATPEFQEAVGHLLGLARRNRTAFMCSEGLFWRCHRRLVSDFLLARGNVVQHIMPDGDLRPHTLTEGARIDDGGLSYPAPQMDQAPTLFE, from the coding sequence ATGGCGAAGTCGAAGCCAGACGACATGCCGTTCCAGCTTTTCACCATCGGCCACTCGACCCACCCGCTCGATCGCTTCCTGGAGGTCCTCGCCCGGCATGGAATCGAGGCCCTGGCCGACATCCGGCGGTTCCCCGGCTCACGGAAATACCCGCACTTCAACCGGGACCATCTCGCCTCGGCCTTGCCCCGGGTGGGCGTCGAATATCGCTGGTTCGAGGCGTTGGGGGGCCGTCGCAAGCAGCCCGGCGGCTCGCCCCGGAACCTCGGGCTGCGGAACGAGAGCTTCCGGAACTACGCCGACTACATGGCCACCCCGGAGTTCCAGGAGGCGGTCGGGCACCTGCTGGGACTCGCCCGGCGGAATCGGACCGCCTTCATGTGCTCCGAGGGACTCTTCTGGCGCTGCCACCGGCGGCTGGTGAGCGACTTCCTACTGGCCCGGGGGAACGTGGTCCAGCACATCATGCCCGATGGCGACCTGCGCCCGCACACCCTCACCGAAGGGGCCAGGATCGACGATGGCGGGTTGAGCTACCCGGCACCGCAGATGGACCAGGCTCCGACCTTGTTCGAATGA
- a CDS encoding DUF4240 domain-containing protein: MDQERFWGIIVRACRSDAERAEQWDQALQAELEKLEPDEIIEWDHLFDRLAAEAYTIGLWGAAYAINGGASDDGFYDFRCWLIGMGRRVYEAALADPDSLADAAIPGIDAEAEIYAAAHSAWMAVTGRPDTAPYPARNERAELRGEAWDFDDDEEVRRRLPRLAAIYLG; this comes from the coding sequence ATGGATCAGGAGCGGTTCTGGGGGATCATCGTCCGGGCGTGCCGGTCCGATGCGGAGCGGGCCGAGCAGTGGGACCAGGCCCTCCAGGCGGAATTGGAGAAGCTGGAGCCGGACGAGATCATCGAGTGGGACCATCTCTTCGATCGCCTCGCCGCCGAGGCGTACACGATCGGCCTCTGGGGGGCCGCTTACGCCATCAACGGCGGCGCCTCCGACGACGGGTTCTACGACTTCCGGTGCTGGCTGATCGGGATGGGGCGGCGGGTCTACGAGGCGGCCCTGGCCGACCCGGACAGCCTCGCCGATGCGGCCATCCCGGGCATCGACGCCGAGGCCGAAATCTACGCCGCCGCCCACTCGGCCTGGATGGCGGTCACCGGCAGGCCGGACACCGCCCCCTATCCGGCCCGCAACGAGCGCGCGGAACTGCGCGGCGAAGCCTGGGACTTCGACGACGACGAGGAGGTCCGTCGGCGTCTGCCCCGCCTTGCGGCGATCTACCTGGGATGA
- a CDS encoding transposase, giving the protein MDLPLIDFLDEDACYRKLVELLHPGGLACPRCGRRERLGIRSRHREPVLEYQCGHRGRVFNAWTGAALQGTHRRPGQLLLILHGVATGEPTARMAREPGCDRKHLLELRRRLQDNARLGLDRNPLDDAVVEADEMDQDAGEERHPASRPGRPAAAAGQSPPRARHLRR; this is encoded by the coding sequence ATGGACCTCCCCCTGATCGACTTCCTGGACGAGGACGCCTGCTACCGCAAGCTGGTCGAACTGCTGCACCCCGGGGGGTTGGCCTGCCCCAGGTGCGGCCGACGGGAGCGGCTGGGCATCCGCAGCCGCCACCGGGAGCCGGTCCTGGAGTACCAGTGCGGTCATCGCGGCCGGGTCTTCAACGCCTGGACCGGGGCCGCCCTGCAGGGGACGCACCGCCGCCCCGGCCAACTGCTGCTGATCCTCCACGGCGTCGCCACGGGCGAGCCCACCGCCCGGATGGCGCGCGAGCCGGGCTGCGACCGCAAGCACCTGCTGGAGCTGCGGCGCCGGCTCCAGGACAACGCCCGGCTCGGGCTGGACCGCAACCCGCTGGATGACGCCGTGGTCGAGGCCGACGAGATGGATCAGGACGCGGGGGAAGAAAGGCATCCCGCATCGCGACCCGGCCGACCCGCCGCGGCGGCGGGCCAATCGCCGCCGCGGGCACGGCACCTTCGCCGATGA
- a CDS encoding transposase yields the protein MVGRRSGEFRSEVLGHANAAELEEVIDCATLEGTVVDTDEWKGYNGLPRMGRVRVTVDHWGPKSTWARDDDGDGVREVHCDTQEGIWTHVRDFLRRFYGVSEWYLARYQAVFQWGFEIKGPSRIKFQFSGRMTWTPTRPQGRRVHAPA from the coding sequence GTGGTCGGGCGGCGGTCGGGTGAATTCCGCTCGGAGGTCCTGGGTCACGCCAACGCGGCGGAGTTGGAGGAGGTCATCGACTGCGCGACGTTGGAGGGGACGGTGGTCGACACCGACGAGTGGAAGGGGTACAACGGCTTGCCCCGGATGGGGCGGGTGCGCGTGACGGTGGACCATTGGGGGCCGAAGTCCACCTGGGCGCGGGACGACGACGGGGACGGGGTCCGCGAGGTGCACTGCGACACGCAGGAGGGGATCTGGACACACGTCCGGGACTTCCTGAGGCGGTTCTACGGCGTGAGCGAGTGGTACCTGGCCCGGTATCAGGCGGTCTTCCAGTGGGGGTTCGAGATTAAGGGGCCATCCAGGATCAAGTTCCAGTTTTCTGGTAGGATGACATGGACTCCGACGAGACCACAGGGAAGGCGCGTCCATGCCCCAGCGTGA
- a CDS encoding ISAzo13 family transposase, whose protein sequence is MTAVVEPTTGGDPMGPTEFVRRSLPAIGADLERLGHDLSPTTIARLLRDQDCSLRVNRKRFTGPDHPDRDRQSRNIDERIAIFEGLGQPIIGVDSKKKELVGNFKNAGAAWLREPEEVNVYDFLSDAECRATPYGICDVLSGRGHVCVGTSADTPAFAVEAIGSWWARHGSERYRGADELLILADGGGSNGHRPRLWKARLQERIADRYGLHVTVCHYPTGASKWNPVEHRLFGPVSINWAGQPLRSLEAMLGWARGTEVGGAGVTASLDRAEYPTKVKVPAAVMERLDRERHEVCPDWNDTISPRQPQVLH, encoded by the coding sequence CTGACCGCCGTCGTCGAGCCGACGACCGGCGGCGACCCGATGGGTCCGACCGAGTTCGTCCGCCGCAGCCTCCCGGCCATCGGGGCCGACCTGGAGCGGCTCGGGCACGACCTCAGCCCCACCACCATCGCCCGGCTGCTGCGGGATCAGGACTGCTCGTTGCGGGTCAACCGAAAGCGGTTCACCGGGCCGGATCACCCCGACCGGGACCGGCAGTCCCGCAACATCGACGAGCGGATCGCCATCTTCGAGGGCCTGGGGCAGCCGATCATCGGCGTCGATAGCAAGAAGAAGGAACTGGTCGGCAACTTCAAGAACGCCGGGGCCGCCTGGCTCCGAGAGCCCGAGGAGGTCAATGTCTATGACTTCCTCAGCGATGCCGAGTGCCGGGCGACCCCCTACGGCATCTGCGACGTGCTCTCGGGCCGGGGGCACGTCTGCGTCGGCACCTCGGCGGATACGCCGGCCTTCGCCGTCGAGGCGATCGGCTCGTGGTGGGCACGCCACGGCTCGGAGCGATACCGGGGGGCCGACGAGTTGCTGATCCTGGCCGACGGCGGCGGCAGCAACGGCCATCGCCCCCGGCTCTGGAAGGCCCGGCTGCAGGAGCGGATCGCCGACCGCTACGGGCTCCACGTGACGGTCTGCCACTACCCGACCGGGGCGTCGAAGTGGAACCCGGTGGAGCATCGGCTCTTCGGGCCGGTGAGCATCAATTGGGCCGGGCAGCCGTTGCGAAGCCTGGAGGCGATGCTCGGCTGGGCCCGTGGGACGGAGGTCGGCGGGGCGGGAGTGACGGCGAGCCTGGACCGGGCGGAATATCCGACGAAGGTGAAGGTGCCCGCCGCCGTGATGGAGCGGCTGGACCGGGAGCGGCATGAGGTCTGCCCGGACTGGAACGACACCATCAGCCCACGGCAGCCGCAAGTGCTGCATTGA
- a CDS encoding alpha/beta hydrolase family protein codes for MMFPPLILGIALAAATADDPHPFPGRVSDWHGFVRHDFRVGGADAIVVEPPEPLPGRPWAWRGEFFGAFPNADLEPLRRGWHLAYLAVPDQFGSPRAMEHWETFYDVLVRDHGLSPKPALIGLSRGALYCMAWAAGHPDRTLLVYLDNGVCDFRSWPGGRPKGLGEGKGSPEEWSKLLRVYGFRDDEEAISSRLNPVDRLAPLADAGVPILLVYGDSDTVVPHRENSEVVFERYRALGGPVERIVKWGQDHHPHGLDDPEAIVEFFERVRRGG; via the coding sequence ATGATGTTCCCGCCCCTGATCCTGGGGATCGCCCTGGCCGCCGCAACGGCCGATGATCCCCACCCCTTCCCGGGGCGGGTGAGCGATTGGCACGGCTTCGTCCGGCACGACTTCCGGGTCGGCGGGGCCGATGCGATCGTCGTCGAGCCCCCCGAGCCCCTCCCCGGACGCCCCTGGGCCTGGCGGGGCGAGTTCTTCGGGGCGTTCCCCAATGCCGACCTCGAACCGCTCCGGAGGGGCTGGCACCTGGCCTACCTCGCCGTGCCCGACCAGTTCGGATCGCCCCGGGCCATGGAGCACTGGGAGACGTTCTACGACGTGCTGGTCCGAGATCATGGGCTGTCGCCGAAGCCGGCCCTGATCGGATTGAGCCGGGGGGCGCTCTACTGCATGGCCTGGGCGGCCGGGCATCCCGACCGGACGCTGCTGGTCTACCTCGACAACGGCGTCTGCGACTTCCGGAGTTGGCCGGGAGGGCGTCCGAAGGGGCTGGGCGAGGGGAAGGGCTCGCCCGAGGAGTGGTCCAAGCTGCTCCGGGTGTATGGCTTCCGGGACGACGAGGAGGCGATCTCCTCCCGGCTCAATCCGGTGGACCGCCTGGCACCCCTGGCCGACGCCGGGGTACCGATCCTGCTGGTCTACGGGGACTCTGACACGGTGGTGCCGCACCGGGAGAACTCGGAGGTGGTGTTCGAGCGATACCGGGCGTTGGGCGGCCCGGTGGAGCGGATCGTCAAGTGGGGGCAGGACCACCACCCCCACGGGCTGGACGACCCCGAAGCCATCGTCGAGTTCTTCGAGCGGGTCCGTCGGGGCGGCTGA
- a CDS encoding PVC-type heme-binding CxxCH protein — translation MTRPAMTAALCLALVAPALTSGQEVIPHRQDRLPNRPYSPEEAIEAMTVPPGFTVELVASEPQIVNPIAMAFDDRGRIYVTESLEYPRREPGSGRDRVKLLEDTDGDGAADRTTVFADALNIPTGVAVGYGGVWVLNAPDLLFLRDTDGDDRADEVEVVVTGFGRADAHELPSTLTWGPDGWLYGLNGVFNPSTIESNNGNTYEFTCAMWRVHPRTREFQVVCEGTSNPYGLAWDPEGAAIVEACHWAKDHLFHFVETGYYKRQAGAYPPYTIRLGSITDHGHQMTAYCGLAYLDSDAYPEEYRDRLYTGNIHGGCINVDRLERDGSTYVARAEPDFLNANDAWFMPVAQKVGPDGCLYVLDWYDRYHCYQDANRDPEGIDRLKGRLYRVRYEDTPRAPVFDLGSEDDEALIARLSSANIFFREAAQRLLAERDSPLIRERLEALVLDESAPQKARLHGLWALIGTGHLEPGFHARLLAHADPAYRAWGVRAAGDFGEVEPTIREAVTSLATDASPDVQLQVAIAARKVSGLDPLPVLVEVLASCGEDRMITSIAWPNLHPLLPEEGDRFVRLIEEIDLDSAPGLAKLLPNVIDRLVGDPDADLGPVRAILGRLVEQDAALAQECLSAVSDRVPEVSEERRVALRDQLRPVLDRIQAEESDSPLAFGALLLAARLGVGSVEADAIRGQFTSPGTPEDIRLRALEALVAFGDPELPEALDRVLSEGRPEFLTGVLATLGRSDDRKVAEVVLGRYPAMAPELQPLAVDLLLQREPWARRLLDAVISGDLPRRTLNQAHLRRIMEGNDREAIWAVEDAWGTIRAERDPQRERVVAEMDEYLRHDPGDPLAGRVVFRNLCAQCHTIYGEGTAVGPDLTSNGRGSFEQVLASVFDPSLVIGESYRTTTVVTEGGRNLTGLVAEDGAERIVLALPGGGREVIPRNEVKYVRVGGLSMMPEGIEHLLDRRQLADLFAYLALDRPPEDPQARPIPGAPGATAGATGPEASGSSGR, via the coding sequence ATGACCAGGCCCGCCATGACCGCCGCACTCTGCCTCGCCCTCGTCGCCCCCGCCCTCACGAGCGGACAGGAGGTCATCCCCCACCGACAGGACCGGCTCCCCAACCGCCCCTACTCGCCCGAGGAGGCCATCGAGGCGATGACTGTCCCCCCGGGGTTCACGGTCGAACTGGTCGCCAGCGAGCCGCAGATCGTCAACCCCATCGCCATGGCCTTCGACGACCGGGGCCGCATCTACGTCACCGAGAGCCTGGAGTATCCCCGCCGGGAGCCAGGCTCGGGGCGGGACCGGGTGAAGCTGCTGGAGGACACCGACGGCGACGGCGCCGCTGACCGCACCACCGTCTTCGCCGACGCCCTGAACATCCCGACTGGGGTCGCCGTCGGTTACGGCGGCGTCTGGGTCCTCAACGCCCCCGACCTCCTGTTCCTGCGGGACACCGACGGCGACGACCGGGCCGATGAGGTCGAGGTGGTCGTCACCGGCTTCGGCCGGGCCGACGCCCACGAGCTTCCCAGCACGCTGACCTGGGGCCCCGACGGCTGGCTCTACGGCCTCAACGGCGTCTTCAACCCCAGCACGATCGAGTCGAACAACGGCAACACCTACGAGTTTACCTGCGCGATGTGGCGGGTCCACCCGCGCACCCGGGAATTCCAGGTCGTCTGCGAGGGCACCAGCAACCCCTACGGCCTGGCCTGGGACCCGGAGGGTGCGGCCATCGTCGAGGCGTGCCACTGGGCCAAGGACCACCTGTTCCACTTCGTCGAGACGGGCTACTACAAGCGCCAGGCCGGGGCCTATCCGCCCTATACGATCCGCCTCGGCTCGATCACCGACCACGGGCACCAGATGACCGCCTACTGCGGCCTGGCCTACCTCGACAGCGATGCCTACCCGGAGGAGTATCGGGATCGGCTCTACACGGGCAACATCCATGGCGGCTGCATCAACGTCGATCGGCTGGAGCGGGACGGCTCGACCTACGTCGCCCGCGCCGAGCCGGACTTCCTGAATGCGAACGACGCCTGGTTCATGCCGGTGGCCCAGAAGGTCGGCCCGGACGGCTGCTTGTATGTCCTGGACTGGTACGACCGCTACCACTGCTACCAGGACGCCAACCGGGACCCCGAGGGGATCGACCGGCTCAAGGGGCGGCTCTACCGGGTCCGCTACGAGGACACGCCGAGGGCACCGGTGTTCGACCTGGGCAGCGAGGATGACGAGGCGCTGATCGCCCGGTTGTCCAGTGCGAACATCTTCTTCCGGGAGGCTGCCCAGCGGTTGCTCGCCGAGCGGGATTCGCCGCTGATCCGGGAGCGGCTGGAAGCCCTGGTCCTGGACGAGTCGGCCCCCCAGAAGGCCCGGCTGCACGGGCTGTGGGCCTTGATCGGCACCGGGCACCTGGAGCCGGGCTTCCACGCCCGCTTGTTGGCGCACGCCGATCCCGCCTACCGGGCCTGGGGCGTGCGGGCGGCCGGCGACTTCGGCGAGGTCGAGCCGACGATCCGTGAGGCGGTGACCTCCCTGGCGACGGACGCCTCGCCCGACGTGCAACTCCAGGTCGCCATCGCCGCCCGGAAGGTCTCGGGGCTGGACCCGCTTCCGGTGCTGGTGGAGGTGCTGGCCTCCTGCGGCGAGGACCGGATGATCACGAGCATCGCCTGGCCCAACCTGCATCCCCTGCTGCCGGAGGAGGGCGACCGCTTCGTCCGGCTGATCGAGGAGATCGATCTGGATTCTGCCCCCGGCCTGGCCAAGCTGCTGCCCAACGTCATCGACCGGCTCGTCGGCGACCCCGACGCCGACCTTGGGCCGGTGCGGGCCATCCTCGGGCGGCTGGTGGAACAGGATGCCGCACTGGCCCAGGAGTGCCTGTCGGCCGTCTCGGACCGGGTGCCGGAGGTCTCCGAGGAACGGCGGGTCGCCTTGCGGGATCAGCTTCGACCGGTCCTCGACCGCATCCAGGCCGAGGAATCGGACTCGCCGCTGGCCTTCGGCGCCCTGCTGCTCGCCGCCCGGCTGGGCGTGGGGTCGGTGGAGGCCGACGCCATCCGGGGGCAATTCACCTCACCGGGGACGCCCGAGGACATCCGCCTTCGAGCCCTGGAGGCGCTGGTCGCCTTCGGGGACCCCGAACTGCCGGAGGCCCTGGATCGGGTCCTCTCGGAAGGCCGACCGGAGTTCCTGACCGGGGTCCTGGCGACGTTGGGGCGGTCGGACGACCGCAAGGTCGCCGAGGTGGTGCTGGGGCGGTACCCGGCGATGGCCCCGGAGCTTCAGCCGCTCGCCGTCGATCTGCTGCTGCAACGAGAACCCTGGGCCAGGCGGCTCCTCGACGCCGTGATCTCGGGCGACTTGCCCCGCAGAACCCTGAACCAGGCCCACCTGCGGCGGATCATGGAGGGCAACGACCGGGAGGCGATCTGGGCCGTGGAGGACGCCTGGGGGACCATCCGGGCCGAGCGGGACCCTCAGCGGGAGCGGGTCGTCGCCGAGATGGATGAGTACCTCCGGCACGACCCCGGCGATCCGCTCGCCGGGCGGGTCGTCTTTCGGAACCTCTGCGCCCAGTGCCACACGATCTACGGCGAGGGGACGGCGGTCGGCCCGGACCTGACCTCTAACGGCCGGGGCTCGTTCGAGCAGGTGCTCGCCAGCGTCTTCGACCCCAGCCTCGTCATCGGCGAGTCCTACCGGACGACGACGGTCGTCACCGAGGGCGGGCGCAACCTCACCGGCCTGGTGGCCGAGGACGGCGCAGAGCGGATCGTGCTGGCCCTGCCCGGCGGCGGCCGGGAGGTGATCCCGCGCAACGAGGTGAAGTACGTCCGGGTCGGCGGGTTGTCGATGATGCCCGAGGGGATCGAGCACCTGCTGGACCGCCGCCAGCTTGCCGACCTGTTCGCCTACCTGGCCCTGGACCGGCCGCCGGAGGACCCGCAGGCCCGCCCCATCCCCGGCGCACCGGGGGCGACTGCCGGTGCTACAGGCCCCGAGGCATCCGGATCGTCGGGGCGTTGA
- a CDS encoding nucleotidyltransferase domain-containing protein, with amino-acid sequence MACPDLPLDPHLQNLVRVNEESRLPHVDDLISRKQSGPEQSALDDTDVASVRERLVAGLMEAQRESLLPEAPSARPALDDLLVRLRLGSSLG; translated from the coding sequence GTGGCATGCCCAGACCTTCCCCTCGACCCTCACCTCCAGAACCTCGTGCGGGTCAACGAGGAGTCCCGGCTGCCGCACGTCGATGACCTGATCTCCCGCAAGCAGTCCGGCCCCGAGCAGTCGGCCCTGGACGACACCGACGTGGCGTCCGTAAGGGAGCGGCTGGTGGCCGGGCTGATGGAGGCCCAGCGGGAGAGCCTCCTGCCCGAGGCCCCGTCAGCCCGCCCGGCCCTGGACGACCTGCTGGTGCGGCTGAGGCTCGGTTCATCCCTCGGCTGA